The following coding sequences lie in one Lysobacter capsici genomic window:
- a CDS encoding DUF4198 domain-containing protein gives MFAIDWPRRARSQGAGIALAVGLSTLATAAQAHDFWIQPERYRIAPDTPTALTLQVGHGSDRQRSKIGLRRITRFAAVAADGHSIDLRGRLHPGEASDGDFELPAGGYQLVLETDARAQSHLPAIRFNDYLRAEGLTPALQDRQRNGRMQAEGSENYSRRSKAIVRVGACDATTPAQWRTMLSRPLGLPLEIVLDQNPYAHPRPSRLPLRVLYEGRTLAGALVKLTRLEDDAQPFATRYTDAEGRAEFAMPAQGRWLLNVIWTKPLPASSETDYETVFSSLSFELDDATR, from the coding sequence ATGTTCGCTATCGATTGGCCGCGGCGCGCGAGATCGCAAGGCGCAGGCATCGCGTTGGCGGTCGGCCTGTCGACGCTCGCCACGGCCGCGCAAGCCCACGATTTCTGGATCCAGCCCGAACGCTACCGGATCGCGCCGGACACGCCGACCGCACTGACCCTGCAAGTCGGCCACGGCAGCGACCGCCAGCGTTCGAAGATCGGCCTGCGTCGCATCACCCGCTTCGCGGCCGTCGCCGCGGACGGACACAGCATCGACCTGCGCGGGCGTCTGCATCCCGGCGAGGCCAGCGATGGCGACTTCGAACTGCCGGCCGGCGGCTACCAGCTGGTGTTGGAAACCGATGCGCGCGCGCAGAGCCATCTGCCGGCGATTCGTTTCAACGACTACCTGCGGGCCGAAGGGCTGACGCCGGCCTTGCAGGATCGCCAGCGCAACGGGCGCATGCAGGCCGAAGGCTCGGAAAACTACAGCCGGCGCAGCAAGGCGATCGTGCGGGTCGGCGCCTGCGACGCGACGACGCCGGCGCAGTGGCGCACGATGTTGAGTCGGCCGCTCGGCCTGCCGCTGGAAATCGTGCTCGATCAGAATCCGTATGCGCATCCGCGACCGTCGCGACTGCCGCTGCGCGTGCTCTACGAAGGCCGCACGCTCGCCGGCGCCCTGGTCAAGCTGACCCGGCTCGAAGACGACGCCCAGCCGTTCGCGACCCGCTACACCGACGCCGAAGGCCGCGCCGAGTTCGCCATGCCCGCGCAGGGCCGCTGGTTGCTCAACGTGATCTGGACCAAGCCATTGCCGGCGTCGAGCGAAACCGACTACGAGACGGTGTTTTCCAGCCTGAGTTTCGAATTGGACGATGCGACACGTTGA